From the genome of Chania multitudinisentens RB-25, one region includes:
- a CDS encoding PhzF family phenazine biosynthesis protein, translating to MQRIDFYMIDAFSNTTFGGNAAAVCPLTEWLPDETLLKMSKQHNQSETAFFVANDNGFELRWFTSLAEINLCGHATLAAAHVIFEHLDYQDTTIYFDTRFVGPLTVTRNGEWLTLDFPAWETKPVMPPSLLLETLGITECKEVRVARDYLVVMENQQQVEAVRPNINAMIPMGKMVCITAPGDREYDFVSRFFCPGEAVAEDPVTGSAHSMLIPYWAEKLNKTQMLAHQGFDRGGDLRCQLVGDRVYIGGQATTYLIGKVLLR from the coding sequence ATGCAACGAATTGATTTTTATATGATAGATGCCTTTAGCAACACTACTTTTGGCGGTAATGCCGCAGCAGTATGTCCGCTCACAGAATGGTTGCCTGACGAGACATTATTGAAAATGTCTAAGCAACATAACCAGTCAGAAACAGCATTTTTTGTCGCAAATGATAATGGCTTTGAGTTGCGATGGTTTACCTCCCTAGCTGAAATAAATCTGTGCGGACACGCCACACTGGCAGCTGCGCACGTTATCTTTGAACATCTTGATTACCAAGACACGACTATTTATTTTGATACCCGATTTGTTGGCCCACTGACGGTGACACGCAACGGTGAATGGCTGACGCTTGATTTTCCTGCCTGGGAAACCAAACCCGTCATGCCGCCCTCATTATTGCTGGAAACGTTGGGTATCACGGAATGCAAAGAAGTGCGCGTGGCGCGTGATTACTTGGTAGTAATGGAGAATCAACAGCAGGTAGAAGCTGTACGCCCGAATATCAATGCCATGATTCCTATGGGAAAAATGGTTTGTATAACAGCTCCTGGTGACAGGGAATATGATTTTGTTAGTCGTTTCTTCTGCCCAGGCGAAGCTGTAGCGGAAGACCCTGTTACAGGTTCGGCGCATAGCATGCTCATTCCTTACTGGGCTGAAAAACTGAATAAAACGCAGATGTTGGCGCATCAGGGATTTGATCGTGGTGGGGATTTACGCTGCCAACTAGTGGGTGATCGCGTTTACATCGGCGGGCAGGCGACAACGTATCTGATTGGCAAAGTGCTATTGCGCTAG
- a CDS encoding virulence RhuM family protein, translated as MTDKHLTQSPAGEFVMFASGDGKVRVECRFESDTLWLSQAMICELYGKAKATISEHIKNIFEDGELNENSVVRFYRTTASDGKNYQVQYFSLPMILAVGYRVRSARGTQFRQWATQTLQEYLIKGFVMDDERLKNPPVGSSTVPDYFDEMLERIRDIRASERRVYLRVREIFALAADYQPSLKETTLFFQTIENKLHFACTGHTAAELIHQRADASQPHMGLSSYKGEEVRKSDVTVAKNYLNQDEVSELNRVVNMWLDFAEDQARRRQQVFLRDWQEKLEQFLQFNDREVLQGAGTVSKKTADEKAQAEYVQFAEQQRRLKEAEGEKDIASLLQWKTDTKK; from the coding sequence ATGACAGATAAACACTTAACCCAATCCCCGGCAGGTGAATTTGTGATGTTTGCCAGTGGTGATGGAAAAGTGCGCGTTGAATGCCGCTTTGAAAGCGATACTTTGTGGCTATCCCAGGCAATGATCTGCGAACTATACGGTAAAGCTAAAGCAACTATCAGCGAACACATCAAGAATATCTTTGAAGACGGTGAGTTGAACGAAAATTCAGTTGTTCGGTTTTACCGAACAACTGCCAGTGACGGGAAAAACTATCAGGTTCAATATTTTAGTTTGCCGATGATACTCGCTGTTGGCTATCGCGTCCGCTCAGCCCGAGGCACCCAATTCCGCCAGTGGGCGACCCAAACGCTCCAGGAATACCTGATCAAAGGTTTTGTGATGGACGATGAACGGCTGAAAAATCCGCCTGTGGGTTCATCAACTGTTCCTGACTACTTCGACGAGATGCTGGAACGCATCCGTGATATTCGTGCCAGCGAGCGGCGGGTTTATTTGCGGGTTCGGGAGATCTTCGCGTTAGCCGCCGACTATCAACCGTCACTCAAAGAGACAACGCTGTTTTTTCAAACCATCGAAAACAAGCTGCATTTTGCCTGTACTGGTCATACTGCTGCTGAACTGATCCATCAACGTGCTGACGCCAGCCAGCCCCATATGGGCTTGAGCAGCTATAAAGGTGAAGAGGTGCGTAAAAGCGATGTGACGGTGGCGAAAAACTACCTCAACCAGGATGAAGTCAGCGAACTTAACCGCGTGGTCAACATGTGGCTGGATTTTGCCGAAGATCAGGCCCGGCGTCGCCAGCAGGTGTTCCTGCGTGACTGGCAGGAAAAGCTGGAACAGTTCCTGCAATTTAATGACCGCGAGGTTCTACAAGGTGCTGGTACCGTCAGTAAGAAAACGGCAGATGAAAAAGCGCAGGCTGAATACGTCCAATTTGCTGAGCAGCAACGGCGCTTAAAAGAAGCTGAAGGGGAAAAGGATATCGCCAGTTTACTACAGTGGAAAACCGACACTAAAAAATAG
- the tnpB gene encoding IS66 family insertion sequence element accessory protein TnpB (TnpB, as the term is used for proteins encoded by IS66 family insertion elements, is considered an accessory protein, since TnpC, encoded by a neighboring gene, is a DDE family transposase.), which produces MLTPHHIWLAREPVDMRRGIDTLTQYITDHLHQPWQGEAAFVFCNKARSRIKVLRWDKHGVWLCLRRLHQGHFIWPRQGDVALPFCP; this is translated from the coding sequence ATGTTAACGCCACACCACATCTGGCTGGCACGGGAGCCCGTCGATATGCGCCGGGGCATTGATACCCTGACGCAATACATTACCGACCACCTGCACCAACCCTGGCAAGGAGAAGCCGCTTTTGTCTTCTGCAACAAGGCGCGCTCGCGTATCAAAGTCCTGCGCTGGGACAAGCACGGCGTCTGGCTGTGTCTTCGTCGTCTTCATCAGGGCCATTTTATCTGGCCCCGACAAGGTGATGTCGCCTTGCCATTTTGTCCTTGA
- the tnpA gene encoding IS66 family insertion sequence element accessory protein TnpA, which yields MAKRYSHSERQQHLDAWKQSGLTRQHYCQQHGLNPVTFYYWLKHHRDDATVTVPAAFILARRVMPGNNDADMVTLNLPNGCSVRCLPTQLQAVMQALSLC from the coding sequence ATGGCAAAACGGTATTCTCACAGTGAGCGGCAACAACATCTCGACGCCTGGAAACAGAGCGGGTTAACCAGACAGCACTATTGTCAGCAGCACGGTTTAAACCCGGTGACCTTCTATTATTGGCTCAAACATCATCGCGATGACGCTACCGTGACCGTTCCCGCCGCTTTTATTCTAGCTCGCCGAGTGATGCCTGGAAATAACGACGCAGATATGGTGACGCTCAACCTCCCCAATGGCTGTTCGGTCAGGTGTCTTCCGACGCAATTGCAGGCGGTGATGCAGGCCCTGTCCCTATGTTAA
- a CDS encoding barstar family protein: MKIGKRVKIDFSKIKTLDDFYTELSNLFGFPDFFGRNINALIDCFFSLRYPQDEMTKIHVTDSEYLLIELYHFSLATNEIKETLIVTIENVSFKCKEKGQEPSIVLLLK; this comes from the coding sequence ATGAAGATAGGAAAGAGGGTTAAAATAGATTTTTCCAAGATAAAAACATTAGATGATTTTTACACTGAACTATCAAATTTATTTGGGTTTCCTGATTTTTTTGGTCGGAATATCAATGCTCTGATTGATTGTTTTTTCAGCTTGCGCTATCCGCAGGATGAAATGACAAAAATTCATGTGACAGATTCAGAGTATTTATTAATAGAGTTATATCACTTCTCTTTAGCAACGAACGAAATAAAAGAAACACTAATAGTTACTATTGAAAACGTAAGCTTTAAATGTAAAGAAAAAGGTCAGGAACCTTCGATTGTTTTGTTATTGAAGTGA
- a CDS encoding RHS repeat-associated core domain-containing protein produces MLEAARVGDAIGHSGALAGLIGGTIIGGLINVAGGILGGMLIGAGCAAACLGVGFLLIGAGIAVGMAANALGEKARDACVEAGASSMSPSGDIRTGSGNVFINGKVAAVATLSTVACEKDKVQQVAQGSSSVFINGLPAARKNDKTTCDATIMAGSSNVFIGGGTTTTENISPEIPEWAYTVSDLTMFIAGLVSAKGAVGRGPGAVQRLLSKIPGADKVARVLCWLGPLAIAVPVIGILANPVDVTTGQKFLNDDDDLDFTLDGELPLFWQRSYLSSHAAESVLGPGWSLFWESELRQVEEGILWRNTYGDFIPFPEVPVGHRTFCPDQQCWLTHKEDGTWCISDAGELRYHYPAFDAEGRAPLSAISDNVGNKQSFHYNEQRQMDLITRTGGQALRCEYHPELNRLIAVWQQTVAGEVQRVRYQYNEVGQLVAVQHRGEAAMRRFGWDEQNGLLLWHENATGLRCDYQWQEMEDIWCVTEHHTSAGDGYRLTYDEERNLRTATYQDGSQAVWELDENCRVRRYTDRTGNLHQMLWDEAGLPAGYRSPLGHLRQCQWDELGRLVSVTDANGATTRWQYQRNSDRQTFVFWPDGIAERTVWDEQGRVVQETDRLLQSTHYHYPHSHTLLPDRVTDARGGESHLSWNSQGQLTGYTDCSGQPTAWRYDSLGQRISRRDALQQETRYEYNDAGQLILLTLPDGSTQQFDWSDAGLLLSHQQGQNLPRHWHYNTRGQTLSATDRLNRTLRYEYDVEGHLLSLDNANGGIYRFTRDAEGRLQEEQRPDDTRYGYRFNADGQVAEVVQRGTADTEGHRPEKVSQLTYDATGQVIARQTQTEQVTYQWNLMGGLLSASRTPTEQGQKLGIQPNTVSFERDALGRVTREHNGVEALSYQYDALGNLATLGLPNDDQFQWLHYGSGHVTAIRFNDQIISEFERDALHRETSRTQGALTQHRRYDRLGHRQWQSSISNRLTDALTSPEQGVLWRAYHYDDMHELAAVEDSNRGMLSYGYDVEGRLRSVYSAQSDQTSVHYDQADNALLLPLLTPKNSPYVRGSQPYSDNRLTRWEEWQYQYDAFGNMSVRQKGPGSQHYRYDADNRLVGAKGDGPKGLFEAQYHYDALGRRSSKVVILRQERRETHFLWQGLRLLQSRTDERQQTYCYDPNEAYTPLACIERHYSGDKLYWYHTDLNGSPQEVTNEQGEMIWSGQYGVFGQVTRQTDAMWRNFSQPFGRFRQPLRYAGQYLDEETGLHYNTHRYYAPEAGRFITPDPIGLMGGLNLYAYAPNPLMWVDPLGLKCTHSASNPKQAHSVIKDKWGHPMSKRDMRELQNTVDRIKSNKPHYSNDGTTFANTHSIGNPNSQRLDTGSGPYKEWTVKTPDLGGNGARRVVVDTKTGKAYYSHDHYDSFIEINLGGWK; encoded by the coding sequence ATGCTGGAAGCTGCGCGGGTCGGTGATGCCATTGGCCATTCGGGGGCGCTCGCCGGATTGATTGGTGGCACGATTATAGGTGGCCTGATTAACGTGGCCGGGGGCATCCTGGGCGGCATGTTGATTGGTGCCGGGTGTGCCGCTGCCTGTCTTGGCGTGGGTTTTTTGCTGATCGGGGCGGGGATTGCGGTTGGCATGGCAGCTAATGCTTTGGGTGAAAAGGCACGAGATGCCTGTGTTGAGGCAGGGGCCAGTTCGATGAGCCCCAGCGGGGACATCCGAACCGGGTCGGGCAATGTCTTTATCAATGGCAAGGTTGCTGCCGTCGCTACCTTGAGCACCGTTGCTTGTGAAAAGGACAAGGTGCAGCAGGTGGCACAGGGCTCTTCCTCTGTGTTCATCAACGGCCTACCAGCCGCTCGCAAGAACGATAAAACCACCTGCGATGCGACCATTATGGCCGGTTCCTCCAACGTGTTTATCGGAGGTGGTACAACGACCACGGAAAATATCAGCCCGGAAATCCCTGAGTGGGCCTATACCGTTTCCGACCTGACGATGTTTATAGCGGGTCTGGTTAGTGCCAAGGGAGCTGTGGGGCGTGGGCCTGGTGCCGTTCAACGGTTGTTGAGCAAGATACCAGGGGCCGACAAGGTAGCTAGAGTGCTCTGTTGGTTGGGGCCGCTGGCGATAGCCGTTCCAGTGATCGGTATTCTGGCCAACCCGGTAGATGTGACTACCGGGCAAAAATTCCTCAATGATGACGATGACCTGGACTTCACCCTCGATGGTGAATTGCCGTTGTTTTGGCAACGCAGCTATCTCAGCAGCCATGCGGCGGAGAGCGTATTGGGGCCGGGCTGGAGCCTGTTCTGGGAAAGCGAACTGCGACAGGTGGAAGAGGGCATCTTGTGGCGTAACACCTACGGGGATTTTATCCCGTTCCCTGAGGTACCCGTTGGCCATCGTACCTTTTGCCCCGATCAGCAGTGCTGGCTTACGCATAAGGAAGATGGCACGTGGTGTATCAGCGATGCCGGTGAACTGCGTTATCACTATCCGGCCTTCGACGCCGAGGGCCGAGCTCCCCTGAGTGCCATCAGCGATAACGTCGGCAACAAGCAATCCTTCCACTACAACGAACAACGGCAGATGGACCTCATCACCCGTACCGGTGGCCAGGCTCTGCGTTGTGAATATCACCCCGAACTCAATCGTTTAATAGCCGTGTGGCAGCAAACCGTGGCGGGTGAGGTGCAGCGCGTTCGTTACCAGTATAACGAGGTGGGTCAATTGGTCGCGGTGCAACACCGGGGCGAGGCCGCTATGCGTCGCTTTGGCTGGGATGAACAGAACGGTTTGCTGCTATGGCATGAGAATGCCACCGGCTTGCGCTGCGACTACCAGTGGCAGGAAATGGAGGACATCTGGTGCGTCACCGAACACCACACCAGCGCGGGTGACGGCTATCGGCTGACCTATGATGAAGAACGCAATTTGCGTACCGCCACCTACCAGGATGGCAGCCAGGCGGTGTGGGAGTTGGACGAAAACTGTCGTGTCAGACGTTATACCGACCGTACTGGCAACTTGCATCAGATGCTGTGGGATGAAGCCGGACTCCCCGCTGGTTACCGCTCGCCGCTGGGCCACCTGCGCCAATGCCAGTGGGATGAACTGGGCAGGCTGGTGTCGGTCACCGATGCCAACGGTGCCACTACGCGTTGGCAGTATCAACGCAACAGTGATCGGCAGACCTTTGTATTCTGGCCGGATGGCATTGCAGAACGTACCGTCTGGGATGAACAGGGCCGGGTGGTGCAGGAAACCGACCGGTTGCTGCAATCGACGCACTATCACTATCCACACTCCCATACGTTGCTGCCAGACCGCGTCACCGATGCGCGGGGCGGCGAGAGTCACTTAAGCTGGAATAGCCAGGGGCAACTGACAGGCTACACCGACTGTTCGGGTCAGCCCACTGCCTGGCGCTATGATTCGTTGGGGCAACGGATCTCCCGCCGGGATGCGTTGCAACAAGAAACCCGCTACGAATATAACGATGCAGGGCAACTGATCCTGCTGACTCTGCCGGATGGCTCAACGCAGCAGTTTGACTGGTCTGATGCAGGGCTGCTGCTCAGCCATCAGCAGGGGCAAAATCTGCCGCGTCACTGGCATTACAACACACGCGGGCAAACCCTGAGCGCTACCGACCGCCTGAACCGAACTCTGCGTTACGAGTATGACGTGGAAGGCCACCTGCTCAGCCTGGATAACGCCAACGGCGGTATCTATCGTTTTACCCGTGATGCGGAAGGCCGCTTGCAGGAAGAGCAGCGCCCGGACGATACTCGCTACGGTTACCGTTTTAATGCCGATGGGCAGGTTGCCGAAGTCGTACAGCGTGGTACCGCAGACACGGAAGGACATCGCCCGGAGAAAGTCAGTCAACTGACCTACGATGCGACGGGCCAGGTTATTGCACGTCAGACGCAGACCGAGCAGGTCACCTATCAATGGAACCTGATGGGTGGTTTGCTCAGCGCCAGCCGTACACCTACGGAGCAGGGGCAGAAGCTGGGTATCCAGCCCAATACAGTGAGCTTTGAACGGGATGCGTTGGGTCGGGTGACTCGAGAGCATAACGGCGTAGAAGCACTGAGCTATCAGTATGATGCGCTGGGTAACCTGGCCACACTTGGCCTGCCGAACGATGACCAGTTCCAGTGGCTGCATTACGGTTCTGGGCACGTCACTGCCATCCGTTTCAATGACCAGATAATCAGCGAGTTTGAACGCGATGCACTGCACCGTGAGACAAGCCGTACTCAGGGGGCTTTGACGCAGCACCGGCGATATGATCGCCTGGGTCATCGCCAGTGGCAGAGCAGTATCAGCAATCGCCTCACCGACGCACTTACATCCCCAGAGCAAGGGGTTCTGTGGCGAGCTTATCATTATGACGATATGCATGAACTGGCCGCCGTAGAGGACAGCAATCGGGGTATGCTGAGCTATGGCTATGATGTTGAAGGTCGGCTACGTAGTGTCTATTCGGCACAAAGCGATCAGACCTCTGTGCATTATGATCAGGCTGATAACGCCTTGTTACTGCCATTACTGACGCCGAAAAATTCACCGTATGTCCGTGGCAGCCAGCCTTATAGTGATAACCGGTTGACCCGTTGGGAAGAATGGCAGTATCAGTATGATGCCTTCGGCAATATGTCGGTCAGGCAGAAAGGTCCCGGCAGCCAACACTATCGCTATGATGCAGATAACCGCCTGGTGGGGGCGAAAGGTGACGGGCCGAAAGGACTGTTTGAAGCGCAGTACCACTATGACGCGCTGGGTCGTCGATCAAGCAAGGTGGTCATTCTTCGTCAGGAACGGCGTGAGACCCATTTCTTGTGGCAAGGATTGCGGTTGCTGCAAAGTCGTACAGACGAACGCCAGCAAACCTACTGTTATGACCCGAACGAAGCCTACACACCGCTGGCCTGTATTGAACGGCACTACAGTGGGGACAAACTGTACTGGTATCACACCGACCTGAATGGTTCACCACAGGAAGTGACTAATGAACAAGGTGAGATGATATGGTCGGGGCAGTATGGGGTGTTTGGTCAAGTGACACGGCAGACCGATGCGATGTGGCGCAACTTCAGCCAGCCGTTTGGCCGGTTCCGCCAACCACTGCGATATGCCGGGCAATATCTGGATGAAGAGACCGGGCTGCACTACAATACTCATCGGTACTATGCACCTGAAGCAGGGCGGTTTATCACGCCTGATCCGATAGGGCTAATGGGGGGGCTGAATCTGTATGCTTATGCACCGAATCCTCTCATGTGGGTCGATCCATTAGGTCTTAAATGTACCCATTCAGCAAGTAATCCTAAGCAGGCTCACTCAGTTATTAAGGATAAATGGGGTCATCCAATGTCGAAAAGAGACATGCGTGAACTTCAAAATACTGTTGATAGGATTAAGTCAAATAAGCCTCATTACTCAAATGATGGGACAACCTTTGCCAATACGCACTCTATAGGTAATCCGAATAGTCAACGTCTTGATACAGGGAGTGGCCCATATAAAGAATGGACTGTTAAGACCCCTGATCTTGGTGGTAATGGAGCAAGGCGTGTAGTTGTTGACACTAAGACAGGAAAAGCCTATTACAGTCACGATCATTATGATTCATTTATAGAGATCAATCTTGGAGGGTGGAAGTAA
- a CDS encoding DUF1795 domain-containing protein, translating into MVQVSEPRCVFTEGSITLPAGYREQTVNILIAPSGPSLNISRDQLRPDEDFAAYLARQREVLQKGLRKYQALDEQPAVLGDDLFRGITLLSCYQPQKGQTLHQRQAVFPVSASIVLIFTLASSQALTEQDEAFFSACLSSYQHP; encoded by the coding sequence ATGGTCCAGGTTTCAGAGCCCCGCTGTGTTTTCACCGAAGGCAGCATTACCTTGCCTGCCGGATACCGTGAGCAGACCGTCAATATTCTGATCGCCCCCTCTGGACCATCGCTTAACATCTCCCGTGACCAACTGCGCCCCGACGAAGACTTTGCCGCTTACCTGGCCCGCCAGCGTGAGGTGTTGCAAAAAGGTCTACGCAAGTACCAGGCACTCGACGAGCAACCCGCCGTATTGGGCGATGACCTATTTCGGGGCATCACCCTGCTTTCCTGTTACCAGCCGCAAAAAGGCCAGACTCTGCATCAGCGTCAGGCGGTATTCCCGGTTTCTGCTTCCATCGTGCTGATTTTCACGCTGGCGAGCTCCCAGGCCTTGACCGAGCAGGATGAAGCTTTCTTCTCAGCCTGCCTGAGCAGTTACCAACACCCGTAA
- a CDS encoding YfjI family protein codes for MQPYPRPTYSSYFTLPAPNPIPYNRLPLNISDAIWSVQNKTKAPLPLVVAAALTPLALVCQGLIDVSPAEDLLFPVSCNFCTVAEPGERKSTVDKLFMAPVYDYEHSASMQYQEDLQLYALNLETWKVESKALKSQLSKQTKKDQPTDAIKARLIAHQRNEPKPPTRVQLLANDITPAALQDLLHSGGGSLALHSAEGDILLSGQALQNLGLLNDLWDGAPLSVTRRQSESYTIYDARLSVSLMVQDAMFKKYQKQSHEMARGSGLWARFFISFPQSTIGTRIGHTMENYRQRLAPYHHDLQRLLVQYTNKLAVGDKSRITLTFTPEAQRYWANLCESIERQLLDSGRKPRAYCGIHRISH; via the coding sequence ATGCAACCCTACCCAAGACCAACGTACAGCTCGTACTTCACTCTACCTGCCCCAAATCCCATTCCGTATAATCGTTTGCCACTCAATATCAGTGACGCTATCTGGAGCGTACAGAACAAGACTAAAGCCCCGTTGCCTTTGGTTGTCGCTGCGGCCCTGACGCCACTTGCCCTAGTCTGCCAGGGTTTGATCGACGTCAGCCCCGCAGAGGATCTTCTCTTCCCAGTGTCTTGTAACTTTTGCACCGTAGCAGAACCGGGTGAACGCAAATCAACGGTCGACAAGCTGTTTATGGCCCCTGTTTATGACTACGAGCATTCAGCCAGCATGCAATATCAGGAAGACTTGCAGCTATACGCACTCAACCTGGAAACCTGGAAAGTGGAATCCAAAGCATTAAAAAGCCAGCTTTCCAAACAGACCAAGAAGGACCAGCCGACTGATGCAATAAAAGCACGCCTGATAGCGCATCAACGCAATGAGCCAAAACCACCAACCCGCGTGCAATTGTTGGCGAATGACATCACGCCAGCGGCGTTGCAAGATCTGTTGCACAGTGGTGGAGGGTCATTGGCTCTGCATTCGGCAGAAGGTGATATTCTGCTAAGTGGCCAGGCCTTGCAGAACCTGGGGCTACTTAACGATTTGTGGGATGGTGCACCTCTTTCGGTTACGCGTCGCCAATCCGAAAGTTACACCATTTATGATGCACGCCTGAGCGTAAGCTTGATGGTTCAGGATGCAATGTTTAAGAAGTACCAAAAACAATCCCATGAGATGGCTCGGGGCAGCGGGCTTTGGGCCCGTTTTTTCATATCCTTCCCACAATCAACTATTGGCACTCGCATCGGACATACCATGGAGAACTACCGGCAGCGGCTTGCTCCTTATCATCATGACCTGCAGCGGTTGTTGGTGCAATATACCAACAAGTTGGCAGTGGGCGACAAGAGCCGGATCACACTAACTTTTACCCCGGAAGCACAACGTTACTGGGCAAACCTGTGTGAGAGCATTGAACGCCAGTTGTTAGATAGTGGTCGTAAGCCTCGCGCTTACTGTGGTATTCACCGAATAAGTCATTAA
- a CDS encoding N-6 DNA methylase: protein MGTTKTELLYVENIYRLLKKGGTAGVIVPQGVLFGSGAAFKTLRQLLVDRCELKAVITLVPLVYICLIQISNCVK from the coding sequence TTGGGCACGACCAAGACCGAGCTGTTATATGTCGAGAATATATACCGCCTGCTCAAGAAAGGCGGCACCGCTGGGGTGATCGTGCCACAAGGGGTGCTGTTTGGTTCTGGTGCGGCTTTCAAAACGCTGCGCCAGTTACTGGTAGACCGTTGCGAACTGAAAGCGGTGATCACTCTGGTCCCTTTGGTTTATATCTGTTTGATACAAATCTCGAACTGCGTGAAGTGA
- a CDS encoding JAB domain-containing protein, whose translation MAIRLLEKKLKTKPFSFTTSENTKNYLRLQLERLEHEAFMVLFLDNQHRLIACETVSIGTINQTPVYPREIVKTALSHNAAAVVVAHNHPSGVAEPSAADRHITKHLQDALSLVEVRTLDHIVLGHGESVSFAERGWL comes from the coding sequence ATGGCAATACGGCTTCTGGAAAAGAAGCTGAAAACCAAACCCTTCAGTTTTACCACGTCTGAAAACACCAAAAACTATTTACGGCTGCAACTGGAAAGGCTGGAGCATGAAGCGTTCATGGTGCTGTTCCTGGACAACCAGCACCGTCTGATCGCCTGTGAGACGGTATCCATCGGCACGATAAACCAGACCCCGGTCTACCCACGGGAAATTGTGAAAACGGCGCTCAGCCACAACGCAGCGGCTGTCGTTGTGGCACATAACCACCCCTCAGGCGTAGCAGAACCTAGCGCGGCTGACCGCCATATCACCAAGCATTTGCAGGATGCACTGTCGTTGGTTGAAGTGAGAACCCTTGACCATATCGTTCTGGGCCATGGCGAATCGGTGTCATTTGCCGAACGCGGCTGGCTTTGA
- a CDS encoding EcsC family protein, translating into MEQDKALTVGKVQKALDWAYDKAVNGVTGLDSAQDIAESYMKKGGSQVDCVNALIRWQNTKAGTSGFVTGLGGAITLPVAIPANITSVMYIQIRMIAAIAHIGGYDLKDDNVRAFVYLCLCGNAAKDILKEAGIKIGMQLTRSAIRNVSGEVIKAINRAVGFRLLTKFGQKGGINLVKLVPLAGGIVGGAFDGISTNIIGNLARQTFIERDSQSIIDEASTLDN; encoded by the coding sequence ATGGAACAGGATAAGGCACTGACGGTTGGCAAAGTTCAGAAAGCATTGGACTGGGCTTATGACAAGGCGGTGAACGGTGTAACGGGGCTAGACTCGGCGCAAGACATTGCCGAGTCCTATATGAAGAAGGGAGGAAGCCAGGTGGATTGTGTTAATGCACTTATCCGCTGGCAGAATACCAAGGCGGGAACCAGCGGCTTTGTCACAGGGCTTGGCGGAGCTATCACGCTGCCGGTGGCCATTCCAGCCAATATCACCAGTGTGATGTACATCCAGATTAGAATGATTGCAGCGATTGCCCACATCGGCGGTTATGACCTGAAAGACGATAATGTGCGCGCTTTTGTGTATCTCTGCCTGTGCGGTAATGCTGCAAAAGATATCCTCAAGGAAGCCGGAATCAAAATCGGTATGCAGCTTACCCGAAGCGCAATCCGAAACGTATCGGGCGAAGTCATCAAGGCTATCAACAGGGCCGTTGGCTTCCGGTTGCTGACCAAATTCGGCCAGAAAGGCGGTATCAACCTGGTCAAACTAGTGCCGTTGGCCGGGGGGATTGTTGGCGGTGCTTTCGATGGCATTTCTACCAATATCATTGGTAATCTGGCCCGTCAGACGTTTATTGAGCGTGATAGTCAATCGATAATCGACGAGGCCTCCACACTAGATAACTGA